Genomic DNA from alpha proteobacterium U9-1i:
GGCGGATATGGCCGTGGACCTGACGCTGGGTGGGCTAAAGCAGGCCGTCTGAGTTTCTGCTTCGCATGCCGCTCCTCCTCCCTCGAGGGGAGGATGTAAGGAGGAGGGTGAGCGGCGCTTCTCCGTTGTGATGTGCTGCGCGTCGCATTTGCTGAAACGTTGCGCTCTACGCTCTCACCCCTCCCTGCCCTCCCCCTCCAGGGGAGGGTTCCGCGTTAGGTTTGTTTCCGCGCAGCACGTTTGGCCTCGCAACGCGTTGGCGTTGGAGGTTTTGCGGTCGGCGCGCGTGCGATCATTAGCTGGTGTCGAGGGCGAGCGCGGGCGTTTCGGGGGCGTAGCGTTGGCGCCAAGCTTCGAACGCGGGCAGCAATTCGGCGATGACGTCGACGATCGCGAGATCGCCGGGCTTGGTGTTCTTGGCGCGGAAGCTGCGCGTTGGTTGCGCGAGTTTGTGCGCGAGTGCGGCGACGTTTTGACGGCGTTGCAGAATGCGCATCAGGCGCATGGTGACGTGTAAGGGGTTGAGTGCGGCGCGGCGCAAAGCTTCGAGGCGGCGTGCGAGCGCTGTGCAGCAAAGCACGGGCGCGGTTTCACTTGGACCGCCGGCGTCTCGCCGGCCGGCGCTTTGTTCAGAAGAGTTGGTGCTGGCCGGCGGGGACGCCGGCGGTCCAAGAGGAGATGCGTTCAAATCGAACGAAACACGCCATTGGCGCGGGTTTTCGGGATCGAACGCGAGGCTTTTGGTTTCGTATGAATAGCTGATGGGAAATGGTCGCGGCTTGGTTTTGGGCATCGCGATCCAGAAGAAACGCAGCGCGTGAATGAAGATCAAGCGCCGCATCAATTCTTCGCAGCGATAGAGCCAATCGCTGCAGTGTTTGTGATCCTTGCGCGAGAGATAGCTTTGTTCGGCGAGCTTTTGCGGGCCGCCGAACATCACGTAAGCGCAGTGAATGTAATAACGCGCCGCTTCCCAGAGCTGGTCGAGCGGGGTCTGTTCGGTTTCGACGGGCGCGTCGAAGTTTGGAGGAAACAGGCTTTGATCCATATGTGCTGCGCGCGAGTATACGCCGGCGTGGGATCGGTCGGATTGTTTGGGCTAGTGCGCGGATTTTGTTGGCGCGGGCGCGGGATAGAGGCGCGCCTATCCCCGCACTTCGTCATTCCGGGGCGGCGAAGCCGAACCCGGAACCCAGAGGCAACCGGTGCGACTTAGGCCCCTGGGTTCCGGATCGCGCTCGCGCGCGTCCGGAATGACTGAGGGGGTGGAGTGCCCTGTCCTTAGTGAAGTTTAAACGTCGTAGGTTAGCGCCACGCCTTCGCTCACCGGCGTGGCTTGGCAGGTGAGGACGTAGCCGTCGGCGACCTCTTGTTCCGACAGCCCATAATTCACTTTCATCTCGACTCTGCCGCTCGTGACTTTTGCGCGGCACGTGGCGCAGACGCCGCCTTTGCAGGCGAAGGGCGCGGGTAGGCCGGCGGCGCGGACATTGTCGAGGATGGAGTGGTTGGCGGGATCGAAGGTCACGTTCATGCGTCTGCCGCCGAGCGTGACGCTCATTTTGAGGCCAGCGGCTTTTTCTTCGAGAGCGCGCGCGGCTTCGGCCTGGGCTTGCGAGAGCGGGCCGGTGGTGAAGCGTTCGACGAGAATGCGGTTCTTGGGCGTGTCGCGCTTCAGCAGCGCCTCTTCGATCGCGTCCATCATCGGGCCGGGGCCGCAGATGAAGAAGGCGTCGACGATTTTCGGATCAAGCAGGCTCGAAAGAATGTCACCACACTTCGCGGTATCGAGGCGGCCGTTGAAGAGTTCGATCTCTTCTTCCTCGTCTTCGAGGAAATGATAGATCGCCAACCGATCGATGTAGCGATCCTTGAGGCCGGCGAGTTCTTCCAGGAACATGATGCCGGCGGAGACGCGATTGCCGTAGAACAGCGTGAAGCGCGAGTTTGGCTCGCTTTCGAGCGCGGTTTTGATCAGCGACAGGATCGGCGTGATGCCGGAGCCGCCG
This window encodes:
- a CDS encoding phenylacetate-CoA oxygenase/reductase PaaK subunit gives rise to the protein MSIDFHTLRVAEVKRETNDSVSVRFELPANLRDKFAFKAGQHLTFKRDFNGEELRRNYSLCVAPSEGALKIGVKKIAGGAFSTWANETLKAGDTLDVMIPHGSFTWEFDAKATRHYAGFAGGSGITPILSLIKTALESEPNSRFTLFYGNRVSAGIMFLEELAGLKDRYIDRLAIYHFLEDEEEEIELFNGRLDTAKCGDILSSLLDPKIVDAFFICGPGPMMDAIEEALLKRDTPKNRILVERFTTGPLSQAQAEAARALEEKAAGLKMSVTLGGRRMNVTFDPANHSILDNVRAAGLPAPFACKGGVCATCRAKVTSGRVEMKVNYGLSEQEVADGYVLTCQATPVSEGVALTYDV